A stretch of DNA from Tigriopus californicus strain San Diego chromosome 8, Tcal_SD_v2.1, whole genome shotgun sequence:
ACCTGGTGAACTAGAACAACCAACCCACGTCATGTTGATTGGGGATATTGCCAGGTGGCATGACTAGACCCGAGCAAACCTTACCATAATCACACCATGAGCTGTAGATGAGATGCCGGCCATCTGGCGACAAGGCCGTGTCAAGCACACTCCATCCAACGTTTCGGGCCCTGATCAATCTATAGGGAACGAAATCGCGTCCTTGCGTGTTGTAGATTCGAATCATCTGGTCTTGACAAGCGGACATGAAGAGTTGGCCGTCGGTGGAGTAGGTACcgcaaaacactttttggtcGTATTTATCCAGGATTTGGCAGCGGTCGGGGAGAAAGGCGGACAAAATGTGACACCGCTGACCGTGCGTGAAGTGCTGATGGCGACCTTGCCAGCGAAAGTCGCCGATTTCTCGGCGACCAATCAACCACGGCACTCGTGGTTTGGACGGGGTGGTGTCATACCCCGGCTGACCGAACACGGGCAAGGCCAGGTCACGACGAGTTATGTTACAAAAATCACTTTGCTCCAAATCCTATAAGGAATTTGAGACGCATAAGTTCCAATAATACTGATCCATGTCCCACTATGTGAGGCAGCTGAGTTGTTGTGTCTTTGAAATTCAACTATAAAAGTTCGAATCTCAATGCTAGTGGAGCAGGCCATAAACCAACTGAGGTTCTTCACTACCTGGACCATTTCCGGATTGGGCTTGGTGTGTTTATTCTTCGTCAATGAGCGCTTCATCGGAGGCCAAAAGCAAGTTCCGGAATTGCTACTATCACTATCGTCCGACGTGCTTGATCCGGATCCGCCCCCGGTCCTAAATGGAaggaaaacaagaaataaCGCATAAAAAGTAGCCATTCAAAATTGCGGGTGACCTATCAATCGACATGCAGGTCATTAATACTCTATGAGCAAGTTAGATCGGGGCAAAGAgatctttttcaatcaaaaaaaaacaacatatGGTTCAGAAAATTTGTCCGCCAATGGCGATCTGGGAGGTTGGTTGCCAGCTGAACAATGATGATGTTTAGGGCCTAGTAACAGGATAAGGCCCACAAAAATATCATGTATTATGCTAAAATGGTTGGCTCCATTTCCTTGCATATTATCATGCACAAATCAACGAAAGGATTCATTCAGGCTGACCCTCCGGATGTCAAGGTTAGACCCAGTCTCGCTTACCGTCCCACCAAGGCTTCTAAAATTCCTTGCAAAGCGTTGTGCGTGGGTTGATGTGACGAGGCCACCGAGGACGAAGGCgaggacgacgaagacgaggaagatGAAGAGGCGTGCCGTTGGCGCGAGTGATTGGCCTCGGTGGTGGCCAACCCTCCCGGACTAGCCGAGCCGCCCCGATTGACGGCCGAGTTGGCGGCGTGCTCTAGCACAACGGGCTCAAGGGCGGAGGCCAACAAAGTGCTTTCGTTGCGATCCATAGATAGAAAGATAGGGCCTGAGGAGTGAAGGGAAATCAGAAAATCGGGAAACAAAGCGCCCAATCGGGGTTCAATCCAAGACCACAGGATCCGAAATGATGGCGATCAACTTCATTTGGGTTGGTCCCATGAATGGTATCTGCAATACGACTCGTGTTTCTAATGAAATCACCTCCAATGGGAGCACGGGCAGAGCACGGGTAGAGCACGGGTATGCTTGACACTGTTCAGACAGAGCCAGCGATCAACGATGTGTTTTGTGTAACTTTCAGTACGATCTCTAGGTAACAGTGTCACACTTGACGAACCCAGACGAAAGACGCAGGCTAAAGCCAGTGAAAGTACACAAAAGTAGCTGACTGAGGCCCTATGAGGCCCTATGAGGCTATGATGATGAATGTTAAGGGACCGATTTTTCATCGATGTGTTCGTATGCCGCCAGCAATCTACTTCTTGGTGTATACACTGGTTGCATTTCGACTCTTTCCCATGTTCTGGTCATTCTTATCGTGATATCTCAATCTAGTTCAATTTTAAAAGGTCAGTGTAATTGAGCAAACAAGGAAAGAATCTAATGTCTAGAAGTCGAGGGTTCCATTTTTGATGCCAGTAAGCgacccatttttttcatttttcaagtgtAGGGCATTGCATTCCCAGAAGCATTCAGGAAGTCCACTAAGAAAAACGGATGCTGTGATATTTTGATCTGGTATCAAAGCAAGATGAGACGTGATAATACGATATCAACATGTGTGGTTTTGGTAAGATCAGAATTATGTTGTCATGTTAAGCTTTGGTTAAATTGATTTTTCGCATATGTGTAATCATaaagtaattttttttcatgcattcATATAAAAATATTCTTGCCTCATTGGATTTTACAATTTTTATCATGGCAATTAATCTTGTACTGCATTTGTTGTaccctttcaatattttgccaGTACGCCGTAGAGTGTGATAATCATGATTTCCAGGGCAGCAAACTTATCCTAAGTATATTTTTTTAGTCCAAAATGTAATTTGAACATTTGGTTGctggaaaaaatatgaactatGTCATGCTggacaaaataaaatttaaaacAGTCGGCAATTCGATCAAGCAATTGTCAGGAGTAAAGCGATAACCATACATAAAAAAGATTCGAAAAACACAGGGGTGCTAGAGACAGTAAAATTTGGATTACACGTTTTATGTCCTAAAACAGGCTCATTTGCATAATAACCATATTTCTATGCATATTTCGACTGTCGCTGAGAGGTTGAAAATGCggtgcaaaaaaacaaggaaagcCCCTCTCCCCAGATGCTGTGGGTGAATGTTTTGCCGTCAAAAGTTAACGTTTTAACGAAGGAGATgtggctttttcattttgattgattggttttcCTTCCCAACCATTCTTCACAGGTTAGCAGCATCCACAGACAAAGAATCAATTTGACACTGGATCTGATATTACTTATAGgatatatttgaaaaagtgatAACCGGCTCCATTTTCCGACAGAGCTCACCCTAGCCCTGAAATATTGGGCTTTTGGCAATTTGCTGGTTTAATTGTAAACACACATGTCCGATGAACTTAGCTACCGGTATAAACAAATATAATGAAATAACTATGCTATGGACTTCTGGTTTTCTCAAATGCTGAATCAAATGCACACTGTTCCAGTTTGAGACATGTTTCGTCTTTGGAATCAATTTCGTAAAATCCAACATCATTTATTCAGTCGCAGAGCACTTGCAAAAATCTAGAAATCTAAATATATGAAGCTTAATCTACGAAAATAGGTATGTAAGAATACAGTTTGACAAAagatatataaaaaaaatagagttttacaaaaaatatcaatctcCTTCCTGAATGATCATTGCACAAAAGGCAAGTTTTCTCCGAGCccttttttttgacaacacTGCCTGGTTGGATTGTGACGTAAATTCAATGCGAAGAGCACGCCAGGTGGAGTCATCACGCAGATAAGAAGGAAAAATTagaaatgttccaatcaaacATTGAAGCTAGTCTGTaacgatattttcatttagaTGCGGTTTCACCAATCGATCAGCCTTCGAGTCCTCACTTATTGGGCTCTCAAATCCAGCCTTCAATGGAGCAGTTTGCATTGGTCACACTGACTAAGAGATAATAGGTTCTAAGTAGCTCCAAATATGGTTCACTATGTTATACATGTTTACACGACCATGTAGGACCGATTGCGTTAGGGTGAATTGGTCCTTTAATGGTGAGGACAATCAATGCTTATTTGTTTTTCGCTCTTATCAATGAATTAAAGGAAGGGCACTCCGGTCGACAAACTGACTGTACTGGAATTCAGACAGAGACAGTCAATCCGTACGTACACAGTACGTATGCTCAAACATACACATCGCCTCAAGTTAGAAActggaaaagagagagagagagcagttGATGAGAGCCCCTTTACAGAtatcatttcaagaaatggtCTACGACTGAGGAGTTAGAATAGCTCTGATAATCTGCGCCTTatttaattttaaaaaaacgtGATACGGATGGTTTGGCTGCCTTTGTATATAATCGTTTGACAAACCTTACGGCGTAAAAGATGAGCGAACGGAACAGTACAGTCTAGGACATTCGTTTGCGAAGTGACGGGAACATCAACAGCTGACCCCAAATGCGATGTTCTTGCAATGAGTAATACAAATTACGAAGTCCGGTCATAGTTGCACGTAGTTAACTTAATATtactgaatttttttttttgaagcacaTGAGCAAGTATCTCTGAAGCGACCATATATCACAAACAGGTCCTCGTTTGCTAAGCGAGCATGAAGATCAAACATTACCCGTAGAAACCATGCAGGACATGCACAAAAGCAATGTCCTTTCATTGGCGCATCAAAATTAAACCCTCGATTCTCCCTCTTAATGCTATTCAAGTTCCCAAGTGAATTTCCATCCTTTCATCTAAATCTGTATCTACGTCAAGCCGAACCGGATCGACGAGGTCAGACAAAGGCTTCTGTCCTCtacttcctccttctccaggCCGTGCCTGTCCCCCTTTGGATCATAGCAACCCTCTCCAGCCGTACCGTAATCTTCCTAGATCATACACAATTCCAGCCTTGCCAAAATGCCAACGCCGTTAGAGGCCACATACGAACTTAAAAGTGACCATCATATGAAAAGGACAACCTGGAAGCCATTTTTAGCGCGTGTATGGCTTTGTTAACATATAGTCTGTGCCTAGATATGTGTCTAcgctcaaaaatgaaatgatgacGTAAAATGGATGCGAAGAATAATATATATTTGACTAGGAAATGTTGGAGGCCATCCATTGTTGTGGCGCCATTTCGTACCAAATgcggccatttttgaaaattttggttTTCATGGAGATCTTCTAGCAACACTAAAATAAGCTCTGGGTTGTTTTGTGTTTTGGTCTCCCTGGGCCTGGGATTTTGAAGCCAGCTGATCTGACAACACACGCCCGCCTGGTCCCAGGGCGCACACCCAGAGTGACCAGATGATCAGCTCACAAAGAAACCTAAATTTCGGGTTTTTTGGTAGCTTTGACGAATAAATTGACAGAGAAACCAACTGATTAAGGCAACTTATTGCGTTCATGGtattgtttttacttttttttacattcgAAAAGAATGAACAAATAGCGGAAAATAAAGCTGTGACTCCAATTTAAGCCTTAAGTCGAATTGAATTGTCTAGAGCACTCCGAGTGcgaataaaaaatgttgaccCAAACTTTGTCTTCGCTTTACATCTGAATCAAATTTATCCTTGTGTCAACCGGGAGTCACCATAAGTGCTTACCATTGAttaaaatacatttcaaaacaatcacaaaaaaaaaaatcccgatTGTGCTTAATTTTGACCACAACTCCTCCGAACAtccttgattttttatgcTAAAATACAAAGCATACTCAGCCCACCGAAAATCCTAAATCAGCCTCCAAACCAAGACTTATCAGGTATTACGCTAGATCTCCTTTTTGGGGTCTACATCTGGTCAGCCTGCAGACAAAGAGACCAGTGACTCAAGCGAGCGCTCGCTGGGCAGATCTGAGTCCAGCAGATCTGCTATCCTGTACAGTGCCTCCagtcagagaaagagagacgagTGTAACAACGAATTGACAGGGAACTAAGTGAACTACCCACCTCCCTACTAACTATTGGGCGAGCACCCAGCGGTGATCCAAATCTACGGCTAGACGCACACCCACCCATTGGTCTTGGGCTAGTTGGAGGGCGTGCCCGATCAGGCCACTCTGCTGAATCCAGCTCTCCAGGCTCTTCTTTTGGGTGGAGGGAGAACGAAGGAAAATGGCGTAATTTGATCGACTAGTTGGATCAATCGATGGCTGCCTGCTCTAGGATTGACTAATTGTTGGGGCCCATTGGACGGTGGACCGCTCAGCACCCGCACCCGCCATTGTCGCCGTGTTTGGGATCTGTGGATCTGCGGATCTGCGGGCGGTGATTGGGATTGCCAGCGTGATGTTAGAGCTCGACGTTTTGCCGGAGCATGGACTCTATagtgatcaaattgaattcattctgggtgagagagagagagagagagaactaCGAAATGCTTGAGATATAAAGATTGATGGACTGATATGGGGACCAACCCGAGCTTGATAGGATTGGGGACAATATGTGTCTTCGTGAGACGACATTAGAATTTGAACCACGAAATTGCACAAAAGTGAATGTACATGATTTACCAGTCAGTGGTTTTTTTCCCCCCAAGTTCTATGTATGTGTTTTATCACATTAACCATTGCCTTGTTTCGACTgtggaaaaatatgtaaacTTGTCCTTCAAATCACTGCCTTATTACAAAGGGTCGTTGTCATCGAATATCAATAAGTATGCCAATGATAACTCCTCGTTCGCTGCCTGATCTGCCCAGCATCGGCTGACATCAGATAgcacttgaatgaaaatcatgaGTGACACCTGAGGGCGgggctcaattgaaaatggatcaCCCCGCGTGGCTGATTGGCCCAGACCGGAAAGGACTAGGTCTTGAATCTGATCCGTCCTCTCTCTGTTTCTAGGCATGCACTTCAGCCATGCCGTGGCCTCGATTCAGGCCTTGGTGGGTTGTGTCAAGGGTGTCCAGATCTTGTACAGTGATGTAGATGCCTTGAACGTGGACCTCGTGGTCAACCTGACTCAAGATGGTATTCACCTGGTCTTTGATCCGGTCACCCAACGGCTCAAAGTGATTGAGGTTTACGATCTTGCCTTGCTCAGACTAAAATATGGGTAAGTCCACCTTGATCTTGGATGTGACGGTCGTGATCAAGTTCACATGATCGTTTCGATTGGTTGCAGAGATATTCTATTTAATTGCCCCGAAGTGGCGCCCACCATTGAACAAATCGACCAAACCTTTGGAGCCACGCATCCCGGTGTCTACGACGACGAAAAACAGGCTTTCACCTTGACATTTCGCGGGTTAGCCTTCGAGTTCCCGGCTGACACCAAGTTCCAAGTAAGTTTCAAGTGGATGATCGTGGCCCAACCCAAAGTTAGGTCACTGACACAATGGTTGCTAGCTAGACCTGTTTTGAAGAATGGTGATTCCTCACATCACGGCAGAGCAGTACGTTTCTCTCGCGAAAGTAACCTCGTTTTGCCATTGGGGATAGGTTTGTAAAGTAAACGGTGAATATGTTCTGCATCTGTTACAGCCTACATACGCTGGAATTCGACAAAAGTTGGGTCAACTTCAATTTCCACCTGGCGAGAGCCCTCACGTGTCCAAGATGTCCATTTATTGCGGCAACAGCTTGTCGGAATGCTCTGCCCCTTCGTTGCCCTTGCCACGGTATCCCACCCTTTATCAAGATGGTCTCGAGATCATTCGCCGACAACGTCAAACCCTGGGCATTCGTATTCGTTTGGTTTCCGTGCCCAATCTAGACGAGGGCGATCGAAGTCCCACGGGATCAgccggaggaggaggaggaggaggaggaggaggcagaGGTGCTGTTTCTTCTAGTGTGGAAAATGTGGGTGGTGAGAGAGCGTGTCTGGATTACCCTACCCCGCGAGAGATTTACTTTGGAGATTCGGTGCAAGATGTGATTGCGGCTGTGGGTGCACCCGCTCGGATATTCTATAAAGCCGAAGATAAAATGAAGATCCATTCCCCCAATGCGCACAAGAAGGCGGCCACCCAGAAATCCGACTATTTTTATAATTACTTCACGCTCGGATTTGTAAGTTCAActatgaaccactggaatataaATGCTGGGGTCAAGAATTGACATCTTGAGAAATCGGTTCATTTCCGAATCAGACTGACCCCAGAGCCCAGGAtttaaagtgaaaaagtgaatCTTAGGTCCAAAAGATCGTCTTTACTCGATCTAACATTCACTCCTTcactgtaaaaaaaaactgaattcaGTTCGCTACGACtttatatttcaattttcagctcaatcaaacgactgagtATAAAGTCATGCTTTCTCAAACTCATTGCATAAAACGCATGAACTAGCCAATATCTTGTGATAAATAGTATACAAGAAGAAGGCTAGTTGATTCATTATGTGCCTTGTTATATACTTGTACTTCACTTTGAGAGATAATTCCTGTTGATCCAGCCattcgattgagctgaaaatttaAATCCAAAGTAATAACGACCTGGGGTttatctcatttgaaaaaacacaTGGCGTTGACTCGATTGCAAAACGTCAATTATTGACCCTAGCattcccgtccatattccaggtATTTGCTCGTTCACCCATGTACTACTTTCTTAGTATCCACTCAGAGGCAATAGAAGACCTTAATTCTTATTCAATTCTCATTCAAGGATGTTCTGTTCGATGCCAAGCGGAATGCGGTCAAGAAATTTGTCCTGCACACAAACTACCCAGGACACTACAACTTTAACATGTAAGTTGTTATTTTTAGCCTTTGAATTGATCTTCAAATGAAAGTAGCACTAGTCATCACATTTAATTAAGCTTGACGCTTAGACGCCTCCGAAAATCTAGGAGCGACTTGAATTTGTTTCTATTCCTAGTTAAGAAATAATGCTTAATCCAATCAATGGTGAAGTTTTTACAcgaaaatatttattttagaTCCCCAAGGCCCTGcgcatttttcttcaaataacTGAGATTAAGAGAAGTAGTTGGATTTGGAAAATTATTTGATCATCAATTTTCCACAAACCTTTTCAGCAAAATTTTGGCGATACGAGTTTCATCCCCATCCCACTTATTTAGGTACTATTTAGTGATGAGAGAAATTAACATTGATCATTCACTTGTGCTCAGTACCGATTACCGATTAAGCCTTCATATGAACAGACTGTAAGCTCATAATAGGATGTTTGATAAGTTTTAATAGATCACGAGCCTTCAAGAGTGAGATATTGAACAGGTCTCATCTTTGGAaaatttaggtgtagtcctcaaaaataatggaaagggCGATGGGCATATTCAGTTGCaggttcagccacatcttgaatatgcttctcccatttgggctccaattagttcagcaggtttgcaaaaggtcgagcaagtccaaagatgtttcacttggaacatcacaggaatggagagagctctcatattgggagagactaaaaaagttgggactgtacagtgttcagaagAGAtaagaaaggtatctgatactgtgcttcttcaaaagcatccatgagctttgtcccaaaccaagatttagggtcaattctagtgaccgtagaggcttagcgtgcgttttgagagcaccttcaagccttcgagaatccaggctagttcgaacaatgaaggccacatctcttctttcacgggctccttcattgtttaatttgcttccctctgatattcgtagggaatacgtaggccttgttgatccggtagcatcttccaagtcagacttggaccaatttttagatagcattccagatcaacccaacattcaaggactagctcggtctgccaaatcaaattcgttggtagaccaaatatcatataaagattgaaaggtaataaatagacgaatgataacctttcattttaatacgtagtactggggattacattccttgtagcggttagaaaagccggtgaaaaaccaaaccaaaaaaatacgcgaaaataaagcaaaaaatattaattgCTAATTGTTTTCTGAGGTCTTGCAATCTACGATATGATCATTGAAACACAGATAGCATTTTGTGCTCTAAAAGCTCATCCCTAAATCCACCATCAAGCAATGGCTCATCTTACAACACTAACGGCCCTCTGAATTGTTCCAGGTACCATCGTTGCCAATTCGAGTTGCCACTTTATCAGGAGAACTCAAGTTCAGGGACCCAACAATACATCTCAACTACCCCCATCACCGTCACAGCCTTCTCCAAATGGGAGGAAATCTCGGACAAGATGAAGCCGAGCGAGCGACCCGTGGTTCTGAACCGCGCCTCctccaccaacaccaccaatcCCTTTGGCTCCACCTTCTGCTACGGCTATCAAGACATCATTTTTGAGGTCATGCCCAACGGACACCTAGCCAGCCTCACTCTGTACGCATTGGATGGAGGTCGACGAGGTCGGAGGTCTTTGGGAGAATTCCAGGGCCTAGAGGCGTGACGGTGGGTCTCTCCCGAGGCTATGGAGGAACTGAAAGCAATCGGGAGATCCATTCTCGTTCCCGTGACCTGAGAACAATGTAGACAGTGTACTGCCTGCTTGATCGAGTGATGTTGATATCCAAGATCTCGTCGgaaagatgaagatgaatcAATCAGGCTTCGAAGCCTTAAACAAGCTCTTATAATTAGAGTTTTGCCCTTTGCTTGTCCTGGACCCTTGGGGTTTGTCCCTGCCGATAAAATATCCTCTAGGCGAGAATTGTTCCACAAAGCACTACCTTATCTCCCGATCGCGAATAACATCTTTCTTTCGATCggtttctttccttctctgcTTTTCTCTTCACATGTTTACGTATACAATAACTAAGCATGATAGACATTGAGTTGAAAAAATGCTAGTTGCCTCGCGAAGAAGCCCTTTGTTCTGATCCCCTTTCTGCAAATCTACAAATGACACAAATATAATGGGAACTATATCCCTTGCATTGTTTTGGTTCCAATGACACATTCACTTGCTATGTCTTCACATGATAAAAATACATTCTGGAAAAACCTcataaaaatttaaaaaacaacCATTAAAAACCTCTATCCTTTTGTCACATCGAGttgtgcaaaaacaaaaaagaaccacTCTCATTGTGTAGAGTGGAATTCATAACATGATCTTGTTCAGCATGGGTAACCAACGGAAGGTTGGAATGCTCGTTCATCATTTGAGTGGTGGAGTAGTATTTTACTTGAATCGCTCTTGCATACTTCCCTATGTTTACACCTTCGTTCagtaacaataataataatgataatattgGTTCTTTTGCCAAGAGCATTTGCTTACTTAAATCTGGCAACGTTCCCTAGTTTGCATACTTTTGATCCCACGAAAATCAAATCCGAAATAGCTGTGACATCAACCCATTTTTCATTGCGTTCAAGAAAGAAACACACGAAAAGGACTTGGAtttgtttggaattttttttcaccctaAGAAGAGTTCCCAAATCTGTTTGACTATTAGCTCAGTGTTATGAACACTTACTTGATTTGTGTGAAACGATGTAAAAGCCAAAAACAGTTGAATAAAATCTCAATAAAAATCAT
This window harbors:
- the LOC131885735 gene encoding PHAF1 protein CG7083-like — its product is MLELDVLPEHGLYSDQIEFILGMHFSHAVASIQALVGCVKGVQILYSDVDALNVDLVVNLTQDGIHLVFDPVTQRLKVIEVYDLALLRLKYGDILFNCPEVAPTIEQIDQTFGATHPGVYDDEKQAFTLTFRGLAFEFPADTKFQPTYAGIRQKLGQLQFPPGESPHVSKMSIYCGNSLSECSAPSLPLPRYPTLYQDGLEIIRRQRQTLGIRIRLVSVPNLDEGDRSPTGSAGGGGGGGGGGRGAVSSSVENVGGERACLDYPTPREIYFGDSVQDVIAAVGAPARIFYKAEDKMKIHSPNAHKKAATQKSDYFYNYFTLGFDVLFDAKRNAVKKFVLHTNYPGHYNFNMYHRCQFELPLYQENSSSGTQQYISTTPITVTAFSKWEEISDKMKPSERPVVLNRASSTNTTNPFGSTFCYGYQDIIFEVMPNGHLASLTLYALDGGRRGRRSLGEFQGLEA